Proteins from a single region of Symphalangus syndactylus isolate Jambi chromosome 12, NHGRI_mSymSyn1-v2.1_pri, whole genome shotgun sequence:
- the NOTCH2 gene encoding neurogenic locus notch homolog protein 2 isoform X2 produces the protein MPALRPALHWALLALWLCCAAPARALQCRDGYEPCVNEGMCVTYHNGTGYCKCPEGFLGEYCQHRDPCEKNRCQNGGTCVAQAMLGKATCRCASGFTGENCQYSTSHPCFVSRPCLNGGTCHMLSRDTYECTCQVGFTGKECQWTDACLSHPCANGSTCTTVANQFSCKCLTGFTGQKCESDVNECDIPGHCQHGGTCLNLPGSYQCQCPQGFTGQYCDSPYVPCAPSPCVNGGTCRQTGDFTFECNCLPETVRNKRNRALGKRQASLEWKRTR, from the exons cattgcAGTGTCGAGATGGCTATGAACCCTGTGTAAATGAAGGAATGTGTGTTACCTACCACAATGGCACAGGATACTGCAA ATGTCCAGAGGGCTTCTTGGGAGAATATTGTCAACATCGAGATCCCTGTGAGAAGAACCGCTGCCAGAATGGTGGGACTTGTGTGGCCCAGGCCATGCTGGGGAAAGCCACATGCCGATGTGCCTCAGGGTTCACAGGAGAGAACTGCCAGTACTCGACATCTCACCCATGCTTTGTGTCTCGCCCCTGCCTGAATGGCGGCACATGCCATATGCTCAGCCGGGATACCTATGAGTGCACCTGCCAGGTCGGGTTTACAG GTAAGGAGTGCCAATGGACTGATGCCTGCCTGTCTCATCCCTGTGCAAATGGAAGTACCTGTACCACTGTGGCCAACCAATTCTCCTGCAAATGCCTCACAGGCTTCACAGGGCAGAAGTGTGAGAGTGATGTCAATGAGTGTGACATTCCAGGACACTgccagcatggtggcacctgcctcaACCTGCCTGGTTCCTACCAGTGCCAGTGCCCTCAGGGCTTCACAGGCCAGTACTGTGACAGCCCATATGTGCCCTGTGCACCCTCGCCTTGTGTCAATGGAGGCACCTGTCGGCAGACTGGTGACTTCACTTTTGAGTGCAACTGCCTTCCAG AAACAgtgagaaataagagaaacagaGCTCTGGGAAAGAGACAGGCAAGTCTGGAATGGAAAAGAACACGATGA
- the NOTCH2 gene encoding neurogenic locus notch homolog protein 2 isoform X3, producing the protein MPALRPALHWALLALWLCCAAPARALQCRDGYEPCVNEGMCVTYHNGTGYCKCPEGFLGEYCQHRDPCEKNRCQNGGTCVAQAMLGKATCRCASGFTGENCQYSTSHPCFVSRPCLNGGTCHMLSRDTYECTCQVGFTGKECQWTDACLSHPCANGSTCTTVANQFSCKCLTGFTGQKCESDVNECDIPGHCQHGGTCLNLPGSYQCQCPQGFTGQYCDSPYVPCAPSPCVNGGTCRQTGDFTFECNCLPEIRETELWERDRQVWNGKEHDEN; encoded by the exons cattgcAGTGTCGAGATGGCTATGAACCCTGTGTAAATGAAGGAATGTGTGTTACCTACCACAATGGCACAGGATACTGCAA ATGTCCAGAGGGCTTCTTGGGAGAATATTGTCAACATCGAGATCCCTGTGAGAAGAACCGCTGCCAGAATGGTGGGACTTGTGTGGCCCAGGCCATGCTGGGGAAAGCCACATGCCGATGTGCCTCAGGGTTCACAGGAGAGAACTGCCAGTACTCGACATCTCACCCATGCTTTGTGTCTCGCCCCTGCCTGAATGGCGGCACATGCCATATGCTCAGCCGGGATACCTATGAGTGCACCTGCCAGGTCGGGTTTACAG GTAAGGAGTGCCAATGGACTGATGCCTGCCTGTCTCATCCCTGTGCAAATGGAAGTACCTGTACCACTGTGGCCAACCAATTCTCCTGCAAATGCCTCACAGGCTTCACAGGGCAGAAGTGTGAGAGTGATGTCAATGAGTGTGACATTCCAGGACACTgccagcatggtggcacctgcctcaACCTGCCTGGTTCCTACCAGTGCCAGTGCCCTCAGGGCTTCACAGGCCAGTACTGTGACAGCCCATATGTGCCCTGTGCACCCTCGCCTTGTGTCAATGGAGGCACCTGTCGGCAGACTGGTGACTTCACTTTTGAGTGCAACTGCCTTCCAG aaataagagaaacagaGCTCTGGGAAAGAGACAGGCAAGTCTGGAATGGAAAAGAACACGATGAGAATTAG